From the Halococcus salifodinae DSM 8989 genome, one window contains:
- a CDS encoding DUF357 domain-containing protein — MPADLDEKTDRYERLLADALDAASVAPPDGTPLAEFAAEYQEMAQSYLDDGRHFRETDDMVNALAAFSYGHAWLDAGARIGLFVVPTEDDLFTV; from the coding sequence ATGCCCGCCGATCTCGACGAGAAGACCGATCGCTACGAACGCCTCCTCGCCGACGCGCTCGACGCGGCGAGCGTCGCGCCGCCGGACGGAACTCCACTGGCCGAATTCGCGGCCGAGTACCAGGAGATGGCGCAGTCGTACCTCGACGACGGCCGGCACTTCCGCGAAACGGACGACATGGTGAACGCGCTCGCGGCGTTTTCGTACGGCCACGCGTGGCTCGATGCGGGCGCGCGGATCGGGCTGTTCGTGGTTCCCACGGAGGATGACCTATTCACGGTGTGA
- a CDS encoding NAD(P)/FAD-dependent oxidoreductase, whose translation MTGGSEPEHHRLVVAGSGIAGLTAAIYAARSNNAPLVLEGREPGGQLTLTTDVANYPGFPEGIGGPELVNDMQAQAERFGAEIRHGVIEHVDDSDRPFEIELADGTRLTADAVIAASGASARTLGVPGEDELMGYGVSTCATCDGAFFRDEEMIVVGGGDAAMEEATFLTKFASKVYLIHRREAFRAEDYWIDRLEEHVEAGEIEVVRNTELTEIRGTPEDGIGGASLVRHPEGHPTERLDDPETERFEMDVGAVFLAIGHTPNTGYLGDTGVEMDDAGYLDTRGGAGGGQTRTGVPGIFGAGDVVDYHYQQAVTAGGMGCKAALDADDYLETLDEEPATDAEAALAESDD comes from the coding sequence ATGACTGGAGGCTCGGAGCCGGAGCACCACCGGCTCGTCGTCGCGGGGTCGGGGATCGCGGGACTGACGGCGGCGATCTACGCCGCGCGCTCGAACAACGCGCCCCTCGTGCTCGAAGGGCGCGAGCCGGGCGGCCAGCTCACCCTGACGACCGACGTCGCGAACTACCCGGGCTTTCCCGAAGGGATCGGCGGCCCCGAACTGGTGAACGACATGCAGGCCCAGGCCGAGCGCTTCGGCGCGGAGATCCGCCACGGCGTGATCGAGCACGTCGACGATTCGGACCGCCCCTTTGAGATCGAACTCGCCGACGGCACGCGCCTCACCGCCGACGCCGTGATCGCCGCGAGCGGCGCGAGCGCGCGGACACTCGGCGTGCCTGGCGAGGACGAACTGATGGGCTACGGCGTCTCGACGTGTGCGACCTGTGATGGAGCCTTCTTCCGCGACGAGGAGATGATCGTGGTCGGCGGCGGCGACGCCGCGATGGAGGAGGCAACCTTCCTCACGAAGTTCGCCTCCAAGGTGTATCTGATTCACCGCCGCGAAGCGTTCCGCGCGGAGGACTACTGGATCGATCGGCTCGAAGAGCACGTCGAGGCCGGCGAGATCGAGGTCGTGCGCAACACCGAACTCACCGAGATTCGCGGAACGCCCGAGGATGGCATCGGGGGCGCGTCGCTCGTCCGCCACCCCGAAGGCCACCCCACAGAACGGCTCGACGATCCCGAAACCGAACGCTTCGAGATGGACGTCGGCGCGGTTTTCCTCGCCATCGGCCACACGCCGAACACCGGCTATCTCGGAGATACGGGCGTCGAGATGGACGACGCGGGCTACCTCGACACCCGGGGCGGCGCTGGCGGCGGCCAGACCAGAACGGGAGTACCAGGAATCTTCGGCGCTGGCGACGTGGTCGACTACCACTACCAGCAGGCCGTGACTGCCGGCGGGATGGGCTGCAAAGCGGCGCTCGACGCCGACGACTACCTCGAAACGCTCGACGAGGAGCCCGCGACCGATGCCGAGGCGGCGCTCGCCGAGTCCGACGACTGA